AGTTACTGGAGATAATCACCAGCAGATGAAAAAGCGAAAGCCAGACCAGCGCTTTCATGCGCTGTGAGGATGAAAATTGCGTCATATTGTGACCTTTTTGGTAAATGGGGTGAGGGAACCCAGTACTTTTTTGTGCTCTGCCACGCAGAGCCGCCGCATGATACTGCAACTATTGCCGGATGCAATGGTTAATTTTAACGCAATCGTTAACCTTGCTTGCGTCACAAAAAAGGCAGCGTAAACTAATGCGGTTTTTTCCCTTGCGAGATGAAGATGACCGATTTCTTTTCCACTGCTGACCATACGCTGGATGCGCAGGGTTTACGTTGCCCGGAGCCGGTAATGATGGTGCGCAAAACCGTGCGCAATATGCAGGTTGGCGAAACATTGCTGATTATCGCCGACGATCCGGCAACCACCCGCGATATTCCCGGCTTTTGTCGTTTTATGGAGCACGAGCTGGTTGCCGGGCAAACCGAATCACTGCCGTATCGGTACGTGGTGCGTAAAAGCCACTAATCTTTGCTGCGTAACAGGCGCAACGCATTGGCTGTCACCAGCACCGTTGCGCCGGTATCCGCCAGCACTGCCAGCCACAGCCCGGTCATTCCCAGCAGCGTCGTCAGCAGAAAGATAGCTTTCAAACCCAGCGCCATGGCGATGTTCTGGCGAATATTGCTGTGCGTCGCACGCGCCAGGCGGATCATCTGCCCAATGCCGATCAGACGGTTATGCGTTAAGGCCGCGTCCGCCGTTTCCAGCGCCACATCGGTGCCGCTACCCATCGCAATCCCAATGGTTGAGGCTTTCATGGCGGGCGCATCGTTGATGCCATCGCCTACCATCGCCAGCGGTGAACGCTGATTCAGCGCCTGTACCGCCTGCACTTTATCTTCCGGCAACAGACCGGCGCGGAAATCCAGCCCCAGCTCCCCGGCGATCGCTGCCGCCGCGCGCGGGTTATCTCCGGTCAGGATCACCCCCTGAACGCCCAGCGCATGCAGCGCGGCAACCGCTTCTTTGGCGTCATCACGCAGCGTATCCTGCAACGCCAGCGTGCCAATCGCTTCGCCATCGCGCTCAACCACAATCACCGTCTGGCCGAGGCTCTCCTGCTGATGAATGTGTGCTAACAGGTTCCCCAGCGTATCTTGCGGCAGTTTATCCGGTGCGCTGATGCGAATATATTGCCCGTCAATCTGTGCTTCGATCCCTTTTCCGGCCAGTGTTCTCTGCGCTTGCGCCGTCGGAATCGGCAACTGGCGGCGCTGTGCTTCCTGTACAACAGCCTGCGCCAACGGGTGAGTGGAACCCTGTTCAACGGCGGCGCTGAGCGCCAGCAGTTCCGCTTCGTCGATCCCTGCCAGCGGCGTGACCGCGACAACCTGCGGTTTGCCAATGGTCAGCGTGCCGGTTTTATCAAATGCGACCTGGCGGATGCGACCAAGTTGCTCCAGCGCCGCGCCACCTTTGATTAACGCGCCACGCCGTGCAGCTACTGCCAGCCCGGAAGTAATCGCGGCTGGCGTAGAGATCACCAGCGCGCACGGGCAACCGATCAACAGCAATGCCAGCCCTTTGTAGATCCACGGTAACCACGGCGCAGCGAACAGCAGCGGCGGCACAACCGCGACCAGCAGCGCTACTGCCATAATCGCCGGTGTATAGATGCGGCTAAAGCGATCGATAAAGCGCTCAATTGGCGCGCGACGCTCTTCGGCCTCTTCAATCAGCTTGAGGATACGGTCGATAGCGTTTTCGCCGGGCTTCGATACCACTTCCAGCGTCACCAGCCGATCGATGCTGGTGGCACCGGCCGGTACTGATTCGCCGCAAGTGCGTTCCACCGGCACCGATTCGCCGGTCAGGGCACTTTCATCAAAACTGGCAAATGCCGACACCAGCTTGCCGTCGGCGGGTAAACGCCCACCCGCCGGAACTTCAATGGTGTCGCCTGGCTGTAACTCGCTGGCGGCGACCGTCTGGCGCTCACCGTTACGCAAGCGGATGGCGGTATCCGGTTTCAGCGCCATCAGTGCGCTTACGCCGCGGCGTGCGCGGCTGGCAGCCCAGCCTTCAAGGCGTTCGCCAATCAGAAACAGCAGCAATACCATCGCTGCTTCCGCCGTTGCGCCAATAAACAGGGCGCCAATCGCCGCCACGCTCATTAACGTTTCGATAGCAAACCAGCTACCACTTTTGATTAAGCGCAGCGCCTGGCGGGCAATCGGCCACAGGCCGACCAGCGTGGTGGCGATAAAAGCAGCCTGGCCCAGAGGATGGTTGAACTGCTCCAGCGCCCAACTGAGCGCCATCATTACCATCAGGACAATCAGCGGCAGGTTTTCCCGCAGCCGTGAAGGTGCTGGCTCGGGCGTGTTGTTCTCGCTGCGCAACTGGTAGCCAGCCTGCTGAACTGCCTGCTCGACGCGTTCGCGCACATCGCCGTTGGCCACAACGATCAGTTTTTCTGTCGCAAAAGTCACCTGAACCTGGCCAATGCCTTCAACCTGGCGGACAGCATTTTCCACTTTGCGGGCGCAGGCGGCGCAGTCCATACCAGAAACCAGCCAGCTATAGCGTTCGCCTTCCGCGCTCAGCGCCGGTTGCGCCTTGCTTTCGCAGGCACCATCAGCGCAGCAGGATTGCGGTTTCTCCGGCAACGGGCGCAGTTTTATTGCCGCAAACTGTGGGGCTTTTTTCGTGCCGGCGGGCGAGGTGGGGGTCGGCATAGCATCCTCCGGTGAATGATAATTTTCTCATTAACCGGAGGATACACTCTGGAGTCGACTCCAGAGTCAAGCCTTTTAAATATACAGCGAACGGACGATCAGAAAATGTCCGGCGAAGTAGCAGGCCGAAGCGATGGCATTATCGGCACGGAAGCGTTTACGGTAGTGGCTCCCCAGCCAGACAATATTGCCGAGCAGCAGCAACGCCGCACCGACAAACGCCGACAGCGCGGGGCTGGTAGGGCGGAAGAACCACAGTTCGCCTGCCAGCCAGACCATCACCAGCGTCATGGCGATAAAGGCACATACGGCCATGCGCAGCTCTTCGAGGCGCGTCCAGATCACCGCCAACAGCAACGCGCCAATAACCAGCAGCACCACCGGCAACGGCCAGAAAAAGGAGAGTGTCATCTGGCTGGCGAAGTAAATGGTGTAAAGCAGATGGGCGAGGAAAAAAGCGCCGATGGCGTAGAGCATTTTTTGTCGCGGCAGCAAGGTTAGCGCATCACCCACCAGCGAAGCGCAGAGGCCAGCCAGCACCAGATAACTGATGGCGTCGAACATTGGCGCTTGCCTGGCCAGCAACAGCAGGAGCAGTAGGGTGACGGGTTTAAAAACCCAGCGCTGCCAGGTCGGGCCGCGATAAGACGCATCGACATACAACCAGCCGGACAAACAGACAGCGATAAATGACCACAGCATAATTAAGTCCCTGTATCTGTTATTGTTGCGTAAATCTCTCCTGTTCAGTGTAGTGGCGGAAAAAGGAGGATGACAATGCTATTTCACCCGCGATAAGCTCAATTCCGCTTTTTCTGACAGGGCGCCGTCATGAGTAAACCACCGCTTTTTTTCATTCTTGTCATTGGCTTGATCGTCGTACTCGCTTCTTTTCGCTATGTTCAACAGCGGCGGGAAAAGGCGGATAACGATGCGGC
Above is a genomic segment from Kosakonia radicincitans DSM 16656 containing:
- the tusA gene encoding sulfurtransferase TusA, whose product is MTDFFSTADHTLDAQGLRCPEPVMMVRKTVRNMQVGETLLIIADDPATTRDIPGFCRFMEHELVAGQTESLPYRYVVRKSH
- the zntA gene encoding Zn(II)/Cd(II)/Pb(II) translocating P-type ATPase ZntA, with the protein product MPTPTSPAGTKKAPQFAAIKLRPLPEKPQSCCADGACESKAQPALSAEGERYSWLVSGMDCAACARKVENAVRQVEGIGQVQVTFATEKLIVVANGDVRERVEQAVQQAGYQLRSENNTPEPAPSRLRENLPLIVLMVMMALSWALEQFNHPLGQAAFIATTLVGLWPIARQALRLIKSGSWFAIETLMSVAAIGALFIGATAEAAMVLLLFLIGERLEGWAASRARRGVSALMALKPDTAIRLRNGERQTVAASELQPGDTIEVPAGGRLPADGKLVSAFASFDESALTGESVPVERTCGESVPAGATSIDRLVTLEVVSKPGENAIDRILKLIEEAEERRAPIERFIDRFSRIYTPAIMAVALLVAVVPPLLFAAPWLPWIYKGLALLLIGCPCALVISTPAAITSGLAVAARRGALIKGGAALEQLGRIRQVAFDKTGTLTIGKPQVVAVTPLAGIDEAELLALSAAVEQGSTHPLAQAVVQEAQRRQLPIPTAQAQRTLAGKGIEAQIDGQYIRISAPDKLPQDTLGNLLAHIHQQESLGQTVIVVERDGEAIGTLALQDTLRDDAKEAVAALHALGVQGVILTGDNPRAAAAIAGELGLDFRAGLLPEDKVQAVQALNQRSPLAMVGDGINDAPAMKASTIGIAMGSGTDVALETADAALTHNRLIGIGQMIRLARATHSNIRQNIAMALGLKAIFLLTTLLGMTGLWLAVLADTGATVLVTANALRLLRSKD
- a CDS encoding lysoplasmalogenase, which produces MLWSFIAVCLSGWLYVDASYRGPTWQRWVFKPVTLLLLLLLARQAPMFDAISYLVLAGLCASLVGDALTLLPRQKMLYAIGAFFLAHLLYTIYFASQMTLSFFWPLPVVLLVIGALLLAVIWTRLEELRMAVCAFIAMTLVMVWLAGELWFFRPTSPALSAFVGAALLLLGNIVWLGSHYRKRFRADNAIASACYFAGHFLIVRSLYI